A part of Streptomyces sp. SLBN-31 genomic DNA contains:
- a CDS encoding sodium-translocating pyrophosphatase, translated as MAGLSTPHQLDHPTTFAAAVLTHDNRIIVMVIGVVALAALVVAGILVRQVLAAGEGTDSMKKIAEAVQEGANAYLGRQLRTLGVFAVVVFFLLMLLPADDWNQRAGRSVFFLIGAAFSAATGYIGMWLAVRSNVRVAAAAREATPAEGEPEKDLTAVSHKAMKIAFRTGGVVGMFTVGLGLLGASCVVLVYAADAPKVLEGFGLGAALIAMFMRVGGGIFTKAADVGADLVGKVEKGIPEDDPRNAATIADNVGDNVGDCAGMAADLFESYAVTLVAALILGKAAFGDSGLAFPLIVPAIGVITAMIGIFAVAPRRADRSGMSAINRGFFISAVISLVLVAAAVYIYLPSKYSDLKGVTDAAIKVKDGDPRILALVAVAIGILLAAVIQQLTGYFTETTRRPVRDIGKTSLTGPATVVLAGISVGLESAVYTALLIALSVYGAFLLGGTSIMLALFAVALAGTGLLTTVGVIVAMDTFGPVSDNAQGIAEMSGDVEGAGAQVLTNLDAVGNTTKAITKGIAIATAVLAASALFGSYRDAITTNVADVGEKLTGKGAPLTLSMDISQPNNLVGLIAGAAVVFLFSGLAINAVSRSAGAVVFEVRRQFREHPGIMDYTEKPEYGRVVDICTKDALRELATPGLLAVMAPIFIGFTLGVGALGSYLAGAIGAGTLMAVFLANSGGAWDNAKKLVEDGHYGGKGSEAHAATVIGDTVGDPFKDTAGPAINPLLKVMNLVSLLIAPAVIKFSYGSDKSLGVRIGIAVLAFVVIVGAVYVSKRRGIAMGDEEGKSEQVAKPTDPAVVS; from the coding sequence ATGGCGGGGCTTTCTACCCCTCATCAGCTTGACCACCCCACAACCTTCGCAGCCGCAGTCCTGACCCACGACAACCGGATCATCGTGATGGTCATCGGGGTCGTCGCGCTGGCCGCGCTGGTGGTCGCGGGCATCCTGGTACGCCAGGTGCTGGCCGCGGGCGAGGGCACCGACAGCATGAAGAAGATCGCGGAAGCGGTCCAGGAAGGCGCCAACGCCTACCTGGGGCGCCAGCTGCGCACGCTCGGCGTATTCGCCGTGGTCGTGTTCTTCCTGCTCATGCTGCTGCCCGCGGACGACTGGAATCAGCGCGCGGGCCGATCGGTGTTCTTCTTGATCGGCGCCGCGTTCTCGGCGGCCACCGGCTATATCGGCATGTGGCTGGCGGTACGCAGCAATGTGCGCGTGGCCGCGGCGGCCCGGGAGGCGACCCCGGCGGAAGGTGAGCCCGAAAAGGACCTCACCGCCGTCTCGCACAAAGCCATGAAGATCGCTTTCCGCACGGGCGGCGTCGTCGGCATGTTCACAGTGGGGCTCGGTCTGCTGGGCGCCTCCTGTGTGGTGCTGGTGTACGCGGCCGACGCGCCCAAAGTGCTCGAGGGCTTCGGCCTCGGTGCGGCGCTGATCGCCATGTTCATGCGTGTCGGCGGCGGCATCTTCACCAAGGCCGCCGACGTCGGCGCCGACCTGGTCGGAAAGGTCGAGAAGGGCATTCCGGAGGACGACCCGCGCAATGCCGCGACCATCGCCGACAACGTGGGCGACAACGTCGGCGACTGCGCGGGCATGGCGGCCGACCTGTTCGAGTCGTACGCCGTGACCCTGGTCGCCGCGCTGATCCTCGGCAAGGCGGCCTTCGGCGACTCCGGACTGGCCTTCCCGCTGATCGTGCCCGCGATCGGCGTGATCACCGCCATGATCGGCATCTTCGCCGTGGCCCCGCGCCGCGCGGACCGCAGCGGGATGTCGGCCATCAACCGCGGCTTCTTCATCTCCGCGGTGATCTCGCTCGTGCTCGTGGCGGCGGCCGTCTACATCTACCTCCCGTCCAAGTACTCCGACCTCAAGGGCGTCACCGATGCCGCCATCAAGGTCAAGGACGGCGATCCGCGGATCCTCGCGCTCGTCGCGGTGGCGATCGGCATCCTGCTGGCAGCCGTCATCCAGCAGCTGACCGGCTACTTCACCGAGACCACCCGCCGCCCGGTCCGGGACATCGGCAAGACCTCGCTGACCGGCCCGGCCACCGTCGTCCTCGCCGGCATCTCGGTGGGTCTGGAGTCGGCGGTCTACACCGCCCTGCTGATCGCCCTGAGCGTCTACGGCGCCTTCCTGCTCGGCGGTACGTCGATCATGCTCGCGCTGTTCGCGGTGGCGCTGGCCGGCACCGGGCTGCTCACCACGGTCGGCGTGATCGTCGCCATGGACACCTTCGGACCGGTCTCCGACAACGCGCAGGGCATCGCCGAGATGTCCGGCGACGTCGAGGGCGCCGGCGCCCAGGTGCTCACCAACCTGGACGCCGTCGGCAACACGACCAAGGCCATCACCAAGGGCATCGCCATCGCCACCGCCGTCCTGGCGGCGTCGGCGCTCTTCGGGTCGTACCGGGACGCGATCACCACGAACGTCGCGGACGTGGGCGAGAAGCTGACCGGCAAGGGAGCCCCGCTGACCCTGTCGATGGACATCTCGCAGCCGAACAACCTGGTCGGCCTCATCGCCGGCGCCGCGGTCGTCTTCCTCTTCTCGGGGCTGGCGATCAACGCGGTGTCGCGTTCGGCCGGCGCGGTGGTCTTCGAGGTGCGGCGGCAGTTCCGCGAGCACCCCGGGATCATGGACTACACCGAGAAGCCCGAGTACGGACGCGTCGTCGACATCTGCACCAAGGACGCCCTCAGGGAGCTGGCCACGCCAGGTCTGCTCGCCGTGATGGCGCCCATCTTCATCGGGTTCACGCTCGGCGTCGGCGCGCTCGGCTCGTACCTCGCCGGCGCGATCGGCGCGGGCACGCTGATGGCGGTGTTCCTCGCCAACTCCGGTGGCGCCTGGGACAACGCCAAGAAGCTCGTCGAGGACGGCCACTACGGCGGCAAGGGCAGTGAGGCCCACGCCGCCACCGTGATCGGCGACACGGTCGGCGACCCCTTCAAGGACACCGCGGGTCCCGCGATCAACCCGCTGCTGAAGGTGATGAACCTGGTGTCGCTGCTCATCGCGCCCGCGGTGATCAAGTTCTCCTACGGCAGTGACAAGAGCCTCGGGGTCCGGATCGGGATCGCGGTCCTGGCGTTCGTCGTCATCGTCGGGGCGGTCTACGTCTCCAAGCGGCGCGGGATCGCCATGGGCGACGAGGAGGGCAAGTCCGAGCAGGTGGCCAAGCCCACCGACCCGGCGGTGGTTTCGTAG
- a CDS encoding DUF4244 domain-containing protein yields MCKVVRARLRALVCRARAARRDAGMVTSEYAMGIVAAVAFAAVLYKVVTSGAVSAELQGIVKRALDARM; encoded by the coding sequence ATGTGCAAGGTGGTTCGGGCGCGGCTGCGCGCCCTGGTGTGCAGGGCACGGGCGGCGCGGAGGGACGCGGGGATGGTCACTTCCGAGTACGCGATGGGCATCGTGGCGGCGGTGGCGTTCGCGGCGGTGCTCTACAAGGTGGTGACGAGCGGGGCCGTCAGCGCGGAGCTGCAGGGCATCGTGAAGCGGGCGCTCGATGCGCGGATGTAG
- a CDS encoding small secreted protein, with protein MEGTNPVNKKLAAALSGGAVLVVALSGCSSSDKGNDKLDAWAKQVCDAVQPQAKKIEAANAAIQKETSDNSTPEEVRKTDAQAFQDMSDAYTAIGAAVRKAGAPDVDNGAKKQQDAVKELNGIGTSYATLKTQVDKLDTKDQAKFADGLKDIATSLDKLSQSGNDALKTLEEGEVGKAMAKQTSCKSASATASSTAS; from the coding sequence ATGGAAGGGACCAATCCGGTGAACAAGAAGCTCGCTGCCGCACTGTCCGGCGGTGCGGTACTGGTAGTGGCGCTGTCGGGTTGCAGCAGCAGCGACAAGGGCAACGACAAGCTGGATGCCTGGGCCAAGCAGGTCTGCGACGCCGTACAGCCGCAGGCCAAGAAGATCGAGGCCGCCAACGCCGCGATCCAGAAGGAGACCTCGGACAACAGCACGCCGGAAGAGGTGCGCAAGACCGACGCGCAGGCCTTCCAGGACATGTCCGACGCGTACACGGCGATCGGTGCCGCCGTGCGGAAGGCCGGGGCGCCCGACGTCGACAACGGTGCGAAGAAGCAGCAGGACGCGGTCAAGGAGCTCAACGGCATCGGCACGTCCTACGCCACGCTGAAGACGCAGGTCGACAAGCTCGACACCAAGGACCAGGCGAAGTTCGCCGACGGACTCAAGGACATCGCGACCTCGCTGGACAAGCTGAGCCAGAGCGGGAACGACGCGCTGAAGACCCTGGAGGAGGGCGAGGTCGGCAAGGCGATGGCGAAGCAGACCAGCTGCAAGTCGGCGTCGGCCACGGCCTCGTCGACGGCGAGCTGA
- the bldG gene encoding anti-sigma factor antagonist BldG, with the protein MDLSLSTRTVGDRTVVEVGGEIDVYTAPKLREQLVELVNDGSFHLVVDMEGVDFLDSTGLGVLVGGLKRVRAHEGSLRLVCNQERILKIFRITGLTKVFPIHTSVEEAVAATD; encoded by the coding sequence GTGGACCTGTCCCTGTCGACCCGTACCGTCGGCGATCGTACGGTCGTCGAGGTCGGTGGCGAAATCGACGTATATACCGCGCCCAAGCTGCGCGAGCAGCTGGTCGAGCTGGTGAACGACGGGAGTTTCCACCTCGTCGTTGACATGGAGGGCGTCGACTTCCTCGACTCCACCGGGCTCGGCGTGCTGGTCGGCGGCCTGAAGCGGGTACGAGCCCATGAGGGCTCGCTGCGCCTGGTCTGCAACCAGGAGCGCATTCTGAAGATCTTCCGGATCACCGGCCTCACCAAGGTGTTCCCGATCCACACCTCGGTCGAGGAAGCAGTGGCGGCGACCGACTGA
- a CDS encoding ATP-binding protein: MATVELRFSALPEHVRTARLVAAAVARRAGVDEAVLDEVRLAVGEACSRAVGLHQSAGITSPVQVKLVEEEKQFSIEVGDEAPRATPGDRASGGVGDDVETEEDEMGLAVISGLVDDVEVSAGEHGGSIRMTWPTTPPVAVLP, translated from the coding sequence ATGGCCACCGTTGAACTCCGTTTCAGCGCGCTGCCCGAGCACGTCAGGACCGCCCGACTGGTGGCGGCAGCGGTGGCGCGCAGGGCCGGAGTGGACGAGGCCGTCCTCGACGAGGTCAGGCTCGCCGTCGGCGAGGCCTGCAGCCGAGCCGTCGGACTGCACCAGAGCGCCGGCATCACCTCGCCGGTGCAGGTGAAGCTGGTCGAGGAGGAGAAGCAGTTCTCCATCGAGGTCGGCGACGAGGCGCCGCGGGCGACCCCGGGAGACCGGGCGTCCGGCGGCGTGGGCGACGACGTGGAGACCGAGGAGGACGAGATGGGCCTCGCGGTCATCAGCGGCCTCGTCGACGACGTCGAGGTGAGCGCCGGGGAGCACGGCGGGTCGATCCGGATGACCTGGCCGACCACACCACCGGTCGCTGTGCTCCCCTGA
- a CDS encoding class I SAM-dependent methyltransferase gives MSTSSLPALPASDRLDVAARLRDALLAQSFTADGLLDLLGAPAYAALARSEIVPALRATRGDTPLELLVRLFLLQQPVPHARVAGVLPLDACLESGWLVPAGADEVAATVDVRPYGGSDGEDWFIVSDLGCAVGGAGGIGHRDEGVVLGVGGASTTLAGITVRTPVASALDLGTGSGIQALHAAQHATRVTATDLNPRALHITALTLALSGAPAADLREGSLFEPVRDDETFDLIVSNPPFVISPGARLTYRDGGMGGDDLCRSLVQQSGERLREGGFAQFLANWQHVEGEDWQDRLRSWVPRGCDAWIVQREVQDVTQYAELWLRDAGDHRGDPVEYQARYDTWLDEFEARKVKAVGFGWITLRRTTAAEPSITVEEWPHSVEQPLGDAVRAHFERVDYLRAHDDAALLEGHFRLVAEVVQEQVGLPGAEDPEHVVLRQHRGMRRATKVDTVGAGFAGVCDGSLSAGRILDAIAQLVGEDPVLLRDRTPAQIRLLVEQGFLEPA, from the coding sequence GTGAGTACCTCCAGCCTCCCCGCCCTGCCCGCCTCCGACCGCCTCGACGTGGCCGCCCGGCTGCGGGACGCCCTGCTCGCGCAGTCCTTCACCGCCGACGGGCTGCTCGACCTGCTCGGCGCCCCCGCGTACGCGGCGCTGGCCCGCAGCGAGATCGTCCCCGCGCTCCGCGCGACCCGCGGGGACACACCGCTGGAACTGCTCGTCCGGCTGTTCCTGCTGCAGCAGCCGGTGCCGCACGCGCGCGTGGCGGGCGTTCTGCCGCTGGACGCCTGCCTGGAGAGCGGGTGGCTGGTGCCGGCCGGGGCCGACGAGGTCGCCGCGACCGTGGACGTACGGCCGTACGGCGGGTCCGACGGTGAGGACTGGTTCATCGTGTCCGACCTGGGCTGCGCGGTCGGCGGGGCCGGTGGGATCGGCCACCGGGACGAGGGCGTCGTCCTCGGCGTCGGCGGCGCCTCGACCACTCTCGCCGGCATCACTGTCCGTACGCCCGTGGCGTCGGCCCTCGACCTGGGCACCGGCTCCGGCATCCAGGCGTTGCACGCCGCCCAGCACGCCACGCGCGTGACGGCGACCGACCTCAACCCGCGCGCCCTGCACATCACCGCGCTCACGCTGGCCCTGTCCGGCGCGCCGGCGGCCGACCTGCGCGAGGGCTCGCTCTTCGAACCGGTCCGGGACGACGAGACCTTCGACCTGATCGTCTCCAACCCGCCCTTCGTCATCTCGCCCGGCGCCCGGCTGACGTACCGCGACGGTGGAATGGGCGGGGACGATCTGTGCCGCTCGCTCGTTCAGCAGTCGGGGGAACGGCTGCGGGAGGGCGGTTTCGCGCAGTTCCTCGCCAACTGGCAGCACGTGGAAGGGGAGGACTGGCAGGACAGGCTCAGGTCGTGGGTGCCGCGCGGGTGCGACGCCTGGATCGTGCAGCGCGAGGTCCAGGACGTCACGCAGTACGCCGAGTTGTGGCTCAGGGACGCCGGTGACCACCGCGGGGACCCGGTCGAGTACCAGGCGCGGTACGACACCTGGCTGGACGAGTTCGAGGCGCGCAAGGTGAAGGCCGTCGGCTTCGGCTGGATCACCCTGCGCCGGACGACCGCCGCCGAGCCGTCGATCACCGTGGAGGAGTGGCCGCACTCGGTCGAGCAGCCCCTCGGCGACGCGGTCCGCGCGCACTTCGAACGGGTGGACTACCTGCGCGCGCACGACGACGCGGCCCTGCTGGAGGGGCACTTCAGGCTCGTCGCCGAGGTCGTCCAGGAACAGGTCGGGCTGCCCGGCGCCGAGGACCCGGAGCACGTGGTGCTGCGCCAGCACCGCGGCATGCGCCGGGCCACGAAGGTCGACACGGTCGGCGCGGGCTTCGCCGGCGTGTGCGACGGCTCGCTGAGCGCGGGCCGCATCCTGGACGCCATCGCGCAACTGGTCGGCGAGGACCCGGTGTTGCTGCGCGACCGGACGCCGGCCCAGATCAGGCTGCTGGTGGAGCAGGGGTTCCTGGAGCCGGCCTGA
- a CDS encoding DEAD/DEAH box helicase: protein MAFNHLPAGVHDALVPLSVTPVTHSVPMAKNHRSDRSPTDTVSRPAPGTVLDRLASGPSRASRITHTEHLPPREGRHAVWPDRIRSEVIAAVQACGIEHPWAHQALAAEHALDGDSVVVATGTASGKSLAYLAPVLSTLLDGSEAPNGRGTTALYLAPTKALAADQCRSVKELSQPLGNAVRPALYDGDTPFEEREWVRQYANYVLTNPDMLHRGILPSHPRWSSFLKSLRYVVIDECHTYRGVFGSHVAQVLRRLRRLCARYGSSPVFLLASATAAEPAVAARRLTGLPVVEVADDASPRGELVFALWEPPLTELQGEKGAPVRRTATAETADLLTDLAVQGVRSVAFIRSRRGAELISVIAQERLAEVDRSLARRVAAYRGGYLPEERRALEQALHSGELLGLAATTALELGIDVSGLDAVVIAGYPGTRASLWQQAGRAGRAGQGALAVLVARDDPLDTFLVHHPEALFNRPVESTVLDPDNPYVLAPHLCAAAAEIPLTDEDMDLFGPEAEGLLPQLEAAKLLRRRTKAWHWTRRERAADLTDIRGGGGRPVQVVEAGTGRLLGTVDEGAAHSSVHEGAVHLHQGRTYLVRSLNLEDSVALVTEANPPYSTVARDTTSISVLETDTEIPWGEGRLCYGSVEVTNQVVSFLRRRVITGEVLGETKLDLPPRTLRTRAVWWTVTEDQLDEARVNPEILGGALHAAEHASIGMLPLFATCDRWDIGGVSIPLHPDTLLPTVFVYDGHPGGAGFAERAFHTARAWLTATREAIASCECEAGCPSCIQSPKCGNGNDPLHKRGAVRLLTVLLRGAPEEKPGDREREPAVQDGERPKAREEKPGDREEKPEARGEAPSAPVPRVPPAP, encoded by the coding sequence ATGGCATTCAATCACTTACCGGCAGGCGTGCACGACGCCTTGGTCCCATTGTCCGTCACGCCAGTGACACACTCGGTGCCGATGGCCAAGAATCACCGATCCGATAGATCCCCGACGGACACCGTCTCCCGGCCCGCGCCGGGCACGGTCCTGGACCGGCTCGCCTCCGGGCCGAGCCGGGCTTCGCGCATCACTCATACGGAGCACTTGCCCCCGCGCGAGGGTCGCCATGCCGTCTGGCCTGACCGGATTCGTTCGGAGGTGATCGCCGCCGTCCAGGCCTGTGGCATCGAGCACCCCTGGGCCCACCAGGCACTCGCCGCCGAGCACGCCCTGGACGGCGACTCGGTGGTCGTCGCCACCGGTACGGCGTCCGGCAAGTCCCTGGCGTACCTCGCGCCCGTCCTGTCCACGCTCCTGGACGGCTCCGAGGCCCCGAACGGCCGCGGCACCACCGCCCTCTACCTGGCCCCCACGAAAGCTCTTGCGGCCGATCAGTGCCGATCCGTGAAGGAACTTTCACAACCGCTGGGAAATGCCGTACGTCCCGCGCTCTACGACGGCGACACCCCGTTCGAGGAACGCGAGTGGGTGCGCCAGTACGCCAACTACGTCCTGACCAACCCGGACATGCTGCACCGCGGCATACTCCCGTCCCACCCGCGCTGGTCCTCCTTCCTGAAGTCGCTGAGGTACGTCGTCATCGACGAGTGCCACACCTACCGGGGCGTCTTCGGCTCCCACGTCGCCCAGGTCCTTCGGCGCCTGCGCCGCCTGTGCGCCCGCTACGGCTCCTCCCCCGTCTTCCTCCTGGCCTCCGCGACCGCCGCCGAGCCCGCCGTCGCCGCCCGCCGCCTGACCGGCCTGCCGGTCGTCGAGGTGGCCGACGACGCCTCACCCCGCGGTGAACTGGTGTTCGCCCTGTGGGAGCCCCCGCTCACCGAGCTGCAGGGCGAGAAGGGCGCCCCGGTCCGCCGTACCGCCACCGCCGAGACGGCCGACCTGCTGACGGACCTGGCCGTGCAGGGCGTCCGCTCGGTCGCCTTCATCCGCTCCCGGCGCGGCGCCGAACTGATCTCCGTCATCGCCCAGGAACGCCTCGCCGAGGTCGACCGGTCACTGGCCAGACGCGTGGCGGCATACCGGGGCGGCTACCTCCCGGAGGAGCGCCGCGCCCTGGAGCAGGCCCTGCACTCGGGCGAGCTGCTGGGCCTGGCCGCGACGACGGCCCTGGAACTCGGCATCGACGTCTCGGGCCTGGACGCCGTCGTGATCGCCGGCTATCCGGGCACCCGCGCTTCCCTGTGGCAGCAGGCGGGCCGCGCCGGGCGCGCCGGGCAGGGGGCGCTGGCCGTCCTGGTCGCCCGCGACGACCCCCTGGACACCTTCCTCGTCCACCACCCCGAGGCCCTCTTCAACCGGCCCGTGGAGTCCACGGTTCTCGACCCCGACAACCCCTACGTCCTCGCCCCGCACCTGTGCGCGGCCGCCGCGGAGATCCCCCTCACCGACGAGGACATGGACCTCTTCGGCCCCGAGGCCGAGGGCCTGCTGCCCCAGCTGGAGGCCGCGAAGCTCCTGCGCCGCCGTACCAAGGCCTGGCACTGGACCCGCCGGGAGCGGGCCGCCGACCTCACCGACATCCGCGGCGGGGGCGGCCGGCCGGTGCAGGTCGTCGAGGCCGGAACGGGCCGCCTGCTCGGCACGGTCGACGAGGGCGCCGCCCACTCGAGCGTCCACGAGGGCGCGGTCCACCTCCACCAGGGCCGCACGTACCTGGTCCGCTCCCTGAACCTGGAGGACTCGGTGGCGCTCGTCACCGAGGCGAACCCCCCGTACTCGACGGTCGCCCGGGACACGACGTCCATCTCCGTCCTGGAGACGGACACCGAGATCCCCTGGGGCGAGGGCCGCCTGTGCTACGGCTCCGTCGAGGTCACCAACCAGGTCGTCTCCTTCCTGCGCCGCCGCGTCATCACCGGCGAAGTGCTCGGCGAGACCAAACTCGACCTCCCTCCCCGTACGCTGCGCACCCGCGCCGTGTGGTGGACGGTCACCGAGGACCAGCTCGACGAGGCCCGCGTCAACCCCGAGATCCTCGGCGGAGCCCTGCACGCCGCCGAGCACGCGTCGATCGGCATGCTGCCCCTGTTCGCGACCTGCGACCGCTGGGACATCGGCGGGGTCTCGATCCCGCTGCACCCGGACACCCTGCTGCCCACGGTCTTCGTCTACGACGGCCATCCCGGCGGCGCGGGCTTCGCCGAGCGCGCCTTCCACACCGCCCGCGCCTGGCTCACCGCCACCCGCGAGGCAATCGCCTCCTGCGAGTGCGAGGCCGGCTGCCCGTCCTGCATCCAGTCCCCCAAGTGCGGCAACGGCAACGACCCCCTGCACAAACGGGGCGCGGTCCGGCTCCTCACGGTGCTGCTGCGGGGGGCGCCGGAGGAGAAGCCGGGAGATCGAGAGAGGGAGCCGGCGGTCCAGGACGGGGAGAGGCCGAAGGCGCGGGAAGAGAAGCCCGGAGACCGGGAGGAGAAGCCGGAGGCGCGAGGAGAGGCGCCGTCGGCACCGGTTCCGCGGGTCCCGCCCGCGCCCTGA
- a CDS encoding TadE family type IV pilus minor pilin encodes MRGCRRRADGGFVTAESAVVLPVLVMFAMALVWGLLVVAAQIQCVDAARTGARAAARQDPADAVLRVAREAAPRGARVTVGREGDQVRVVVVAKPPALRGLPFEVREEAVAVAEETVGDGR; translated from the coding sequence ATGCGCGGATGTAGGCGGAGGGCCGACGGGGGGTTTGTGACGGCGGAGTCGGCCGTCGTGCTGCCCGTACTGGTGATGTTCGCGATGGCACTGGTCTGGGGGCTGCTGGTGGTCGCCGCGCAGATCCAGTGCGTGGACGCGGCGCGGACCGGGGCGCGTGCCGCGGCCCGCCAGGATCCGGCCGACGCGGTCCTACGGGTGGCCCGGGAGGCGGCGCCGCGCGGTGCGCGGGTCACGGTGGGCCGGGAGGGAGACCAGGTGAGGGTCGTCGTCGTGGCGAAGCCGCCGGCCCTGCGGGGGCTGCCCTTCGAGGTACGGGAGGAGGCCGTGGCGGTGGCCGAGGAGACGGTGGGGGACGGGCGATGA